The genomic DNA ACGGCCGGATCGTCTGCACCTCGTCGATCAGCGGCATCGCGGGGAACGTCGGCCAGACCAACTACGCGGCGAGCAAGGCGGGCCTCATCGGCTACGTCCAGGCCACGGCGCCCGGGGCGGCGGCACGCGGCGTGACGGTCAACGCGGTGGCGCCCGGGTTCATCGAGACGCGGATGACGGCGGCGGTCCCGCTGGTGATCCGCGAGGCGGGCCGCCGCATGAACACCCTGAAGCAGGGCGGGCTGCCGGTGGATGTGGCGGAGGCGGTGTCGTACTTCGCGGCGCCGGGCAGCGGAGCCGTGACGGGACAGGTGCTGCGGGTGTGCGGCCAGGCGCTGCTGGGGGCGTGAGATGGAGACACGGGAGCTGGACAGAGCACCGCGACTGCTGCCGCTGTACGGGCGGGCGGTGGTGCCGAAGCGGCGGGGGAGGGCGCACGGGACGGGGGCGGGAGGCGACGGAGGCCCCGGAGCCGCCGCGTCCGGAGCCAGAACCGCCGCGGAGGCCGGGGCGGAAGCCGGTGCCGGGCTGCCCGCCGTCCCCCAGCGCCGCCTGATCCTCCGCGAAGTACGCCCCGACCCCGCCCGCCTCCGCCGCTACGCCGCCGTCTGCGGCTTCCCCGACGACGGCCGGCTTCCGGCCACGTACCCGCACGTCGTCGCCTTTCCGCTCGCCATGTCCCTCATGGCCGCACGCGACTTCCCCTTCCCGCTCCTCGGTCTCGTCCATCTCGCCAACCGGGTCGAGCACCTGCGCCCCGTCGACGCCGGCGAGCGGCTGACGTACGTCGTCGCGACCGGCCGCGCGCAGCCGCACCCGAAGGGCACCGCGTTCCCGGTGGCCGCGCACGCGCGCCTGCGCGGCGAGACGGTGTGGCGCTCGACGAGCACGTACCTGAGCCGCGGGCCGGGCACCGGCACGGGCGAGGCACCCGGGACGCCTGAACTCACCGCCGCGGCACGGGAGGAGAGCTGGAGGCTGCCGGGCTCGCTGGGCCGCTCGTACGCCGCCGCCTCCGGCGACCGCAACCCCATCCACCTGCACCCGCTGACCGCCCGGCCGTTCGGCTTCCGGCGCGCGATCGCGCACGGGATGTGGGCCAAGGCGCACTGCCTGGCGGCGCTGGCGGCGGAACTGCCCGGGGCGTACGCGGTGGACGTGTCGTTCCGCGCGCCGGTCCTGCTGCCGGCGGCGGTGCGCTTCCGCGCGGAACGGAGGGAGGGGACGGAGCACCCGGAACAGGCCGTGGGCGGCTGGGCGTTCGACGTGCGCGGCGCGGACGGCGACCGCGCGCACCTGCGGGGCGCTGTCTCACCCCTGGGCGGCTGACGGCTCCGGCGGCGGCGGTGGCGCCCAGGTTTCGCCGTCGAGCACGTTGCGCATGCCCACCCAGATCATGTTCATCAGCCGCCGTGTCATGCCCTCCGGCGACTCGGCGGGGTGCTCGGCCATCCAGTCCGTCAGCGCGTCGGCCGCGCCCACGATGGTGTGCGCGACGAACTCGGCGTCCTCGTCCCCGAGCCGGGCGGGCCCGCCGTTCTCCTCGATCCCGGCCCGTACCAGCGCGGTGACCTCCGCCATCACCGCCCGCCGCGCGCGCGCCGACTCCGCGGCGATGGCCTCGCTCAACTCGGCGGCGTGCCGGTGCAGTACGACCCAGCCGTCGCGGTGCTCGGAGACGAACGAGAAGAACGCCCGCAGCCCCGCCCGCAGCCGCAGCTCCGGCGTCAGCACCCCCTCGGCCGCCCCCTGGAACGCGGCCACCAGCCGCTCCGCCTCGCGCCGCAGGCAGGCGATGAAGAGCCCTTCCTTGGACTCCAGATAGAGGTAGACCATCGGCTTGGATATCCCGGCCAGCACGGCTATCTCGTCCACCGAGGCGGCGTGGTAGCCGCGCTTGGAGAAGACCCGTACGGCCACGTCGATGATCTGCTGCTCCCGCACCTGCCGGGGAAGCCGCCGCCTGCGCTTTTCGGTCACGGTTGCGAGCGTACTCTGCCGCCTCCTATATTTGACTATCGAGTAAGTCTACTATTCGGTAAGGAAGATGGGTGTGCGGATGACCGACGACACGCAGGGTCTTGAGGGCCTGGACTTCGCCGCGGTGTCCCCCGAGGAGTACGCGCGCATCGTCAGGGGGCTCTCCTCGCGGGAGATCGAGGAGCTGGCCCGGGACGAGGCGCTGCGCGCGCGGGTCGTCGGGGAGGTCTTCCGGCGGATGGAGCAGCAGTTCCGGCCGGACAGGGCCGGGGAGCTGGAGGCGGTCATCCGCTGGCGGATCGCGGGCGTGACCGAGGTGGTGTACGACGTGACCGTCTCGGGCGGCGCCTGCTCGGTGCGCGAGGGGCAGGGCGAGGCGAAGCCGCGGGTGACGCTGGACATGGGCGACGAGGAGTTCCTGAACGTGACGTCCGGGAACGCGGGGCCCGTCAAGCTGTTCATGACGCGGAAGCTGAAGGTCAGCGGAGACGTGGCGCTCGCGCTGAAGCTGACGAGCATGTTCGACATCCCCAAGGCCGACTGAGCGCGGGCGACCCCCGTCGCCCCGCCCGGTCCCGCCGGCGCCGGTCGTCAGCCCGGCGGCTCGGTGCGTTCCGTGCGCTCCGTGCGCTCGGTACGTCCCGTACGGCCCGTGATCGGGCCCGTCGACGGCAGGTCCGCCTGGTCGCGCAGCCAGAGCGCGCGCAGCGTCGCCTCCAGGGCGAAGCGCCGGTCCGGCTCGGTGAGCTGGGAGCCGAAGTGCTGGCCGAGGGTCCGCATCCGGTAGCGCACGGTCTGCGGGTGGACGTGCAGTTGCTCGGCGATACGCCCCGCGGTGCCGCGCGTGGTCAGCCACACCCGCAGGGTCTCCACCAGCCGCTCGCGCCGGCCGGTCGTCACGGCGGCCAGCGGCTGGAGCTGGCGGCCCGCCATCTGCTCCACCAGGGCGGGGTCCGTGAGCAGCCAGAGGGTGAGCAGGTGGTCCTCGACCCGTACCGGGGAAGGGGCGCGGATCGCGCCCGACTCGACCATGCCGAGGGCCTGCCGCGCCCAGCGCAGCGAGTCCGCGGTCCTGTGCAGCGGCACGGTGAGGCCGATGGCCACCCCGATCGGCCCCAGCGCGACGTCCAGCGCCTCGCGCCGCTCGTCGTCGAAGGGGCCGGGGATGAGCAGGTACGGGTGCGGGCCCGCGGTGTCCGCCAGTACGTCCTCGGGCAGCCCGGTCAGCGACGTGAGCCGCTCCGCCGGCATCAGCGCGGCCGGCGTCACCTCGTCCGGCAACTGCCAGCGGGCCTGCGCGGCGATGTCCTCCACGGTGTGGCGCGGTACGGGCGGCTCGGCGACCAGCGTCCGCAGCAGCCGCCTGCGCAGGCTCTTCAGCCGCTCCGCCGAGTCGGCCTCCGCCTGGAGGTAGCCCTCCCTGGCCAGCTCCGACAGCTCGTCGATGTAGGCGAGCAGGGCGTCGGCGAAGGCGTTCATCACGTGCGAGGCGAGGTGGTTGCGCTCGCCCACGACCATCGCGCGCCGCCACGCGACCCGGCCGCCGATGCGGTACGCGGACTGGAGGGCGTCGAGGCTGCGGCCCTCCTGCGCCTCGAACCGGCCGAGTCTTCGGTGCACCTCGGCCAGGTGCACGGCGCGTTTGCGGGGCGTCGCGACCCGGTCGGTGAAGGTGTTCAGCGACTGCCGGACGCCGAGCCGCAGGGCCCGGTCGTACGCCTCGCCCATCTGGAGCCCGTACTCGGGCACCGCACCGCGGATCGCCGCGACGATCTCCCGGTAGAGGCTCGGTAACTCAGGCCGGATCAGCGCGGCCAGCTCCCGCGGCAGCGGCTCGGGCGGCTCGGCCAGTGCGACTGCCTGCACTTCGGACGGCATAGGTCTACCCCTCACGCCGCCGGCGAGGCAGGGGGACACCGACCCGGTGGGGGGTGTGCAAGTCAGGTGCCCTGCCGCACGGTGGTGCCGGCAGCTCACTGTTCGGATGAGGATCCGCGGGCGCCCGGCCTGCAGCGCACCGGTGACCGCGGTGTTGCGTGGCATGTTCGGTACCGCGAGGAACGTGTAGCCCACACAGAGTGGATGCGGCACTACTCACCGGGCAAGCGCTTGTACGCATCTTTTGTACGCGGGTGATAGTTCGCCGCCGCCGCGCGGGCCGCGCAGCGGTCGCGTACGGGCCGCGCACGGGTTGCGTACGGCCGCGTACGGGCCGCGCGCCCGGGGGCGCTCAGCCGCCGTCGCCGCGCTGCCGCAGATGCAGCGTCCGTACCGCGACCTCCACCGCGAACCGCTCGTCGTGGTCGTCCAACTGCGCACCGAAGAGCTGGTGGAGGCTGCGCAGCCGGTAGCGCACGGTCTGCGGGTGGACGTGCAGCAGCCGCGCCATCCGCGCCGCCGTGCCGCGGGTCGTCAGCCAGACCCGCAACGTGTCGACCAGCCGCTCCCTGCGCACCGGCGTGTGGCCGGCGAGCGGCGCCAACTGCCGCCGCGCCAGTTCCTCGGCCAGCGGCGGATCGGCCATGAGCCACAGGGTCACCAGGTGGTCGTCGCACGCGAACACCGGCCCGTCGCGGACGATGCCGGTCTCCGCGTGCGCCAGCGCCTGCCGGGCCCAGCGCAGCGAGTCCGCGGACCTGGCGAGCGGCACCGTCACGCCGAGGGCGGCCCGGCAGCCGGCCAGCGCCGCGGCCAGCATGGCGTGGCGCTCCTCGGTGAGGGGCCCCGGCACGAGGAGGTGGGGCTGCGGATCGGCGAGTTCGACCAGTACGTCGGGGTGGAGCGGCTCGGGGTCCGGGCGGCGGTCGGCGGTCAGTGCGACGGGCGTCGCCACGTCCGGCAGCGGCCAGCCGGCGCCGTCGGCGAGTTCGGTGACCGCGGGGTGGGCCAGGGGCAGCGCGCCGCCGGAGAGCAGCAGCCGCAGCAGCCGCCGCCGCCGCGCCCCGGCGTCCTCGGGCCCCGACTGCGCCTCCCGGTAGCCCTCGCGGCACAGTTCCTCGGTCGCGTCGACGTGCGCGAAGACGGCGTCGGCGAACATCGCCATGAGCGTGGGCGAGATGTTGTAGCGGGTACCGACCGTCTTGGCGCGCCGCAGCGCCACCCGCGCGCCGATGCGCAGGGCCGAGCGCAGGTACTGGAAGCTGCGGCCCTCGTACGCCTCGAACCTGCCCAGCCGCCGGCACATTTCGTCCCTGCGGCCTGTCGGTGATTTCGGGTTGGCCACCTGCTCGACGAACGCGGCGAGATTCTGCTCGACGCCCTGCTGCAATACCTCCCCGTACGGGCCTTCCAGCAACTGGTCGTATTCGGGGATGGCCCTTCTGATCTCCACCGCGATTTCCTCGACGAGGCTGGGCAGTTCCGGTCGCATGATCGCGGCGAACTCCGGCGGCAGCGGCTCGGGCGGCTCGACGAGTCCGGCGGCGGGTCCTGCGTCTGGCATCTGCATGACTCCTCCCACCCCGGGGCGGAGCCCGATCGGCGGGGCTCCGCTTGCGGGTGGTGCGATGAGACGGGCGGTGAGACGGGGTGGGGCCGCGCGTGTGCCGCCAAGCATGCGGGGTGGGGCGGCCGTAGGGGAGTGGAACGCGCGCGATTGCGCACTGGGCGACAAAAGCCGAGGGGGGAACACTTGCGTGGTGACAAGGGATGACGATTTCCGCGCAGGCCCATTGCACCGCTCCGTTACCGGCGCGTAACTTCATTGTCCGTGCGGCGTGCGGGAGGGGTTGGTCGTGCAATGGAATACCGACGCGCGTTCTTCTCGGCGGCGTTATGACGCCGGACACGTCGTCGGCTACGCCCTCACGGTGAAGGAAACGATGCATGCGGCACGTTGGCCGGGTGCCGCGAGGGCCGTGGACCTGGGGATCCTCCCCGAGGCCATGGCGGGCGGCGCCACGGCGGTCAACGACGCCGGTGTGGCCGCCGGCTTCTCCGGGACGGCGGGTGCGGTGGGATGCGGACGGATCCTTCACCGAACTCGACGGGCTGGGCGGGGCACGGAGCGAGGCCCGCGGGATCGACGCCTCCGGGGTCGTCGTCGGCAGTGCCGAGCGCCCGGACGGCCGGGTGCACGCGGTGCGCTGGGACGAGGACGGGACCGTCGTCGACCTCGGCACCCTGCCCGGCGATGCCACCAGCCGCGCGACGGGGGTCAACGACGACGGAGTCGTCGTCGGCGAGTCCGTCGCCGGGGACGACACCCCGCGCGCGGTCCGCTGGGAACCCGACGGCACCATGGTGGATGTGAGCGCCCTGATCGAGAGCGGGTGAGCGGGACCGCCGGCCGGCACGAGCGGCGCGCCCGCGGCGCCTGACACACGGCGGTGGCCGGCCACCCGGGGGTGGCCGGCCACCTCACGCGGGCAGCGCGTTCAGCGCACCGCGGAGTGCCAGTACTCGGACAGCAGCTTGCCGTTGTCGGGCGTGATGAGGCCCGGGGCCGTGAGGGCCGCCATGTAGGTCGAGGCGTCGTTCAGGACGAGGTCGTTGTTGCCCGAGGCCGACGGGAGTCCGGTCTTCAGGTTCACGGCCAGGTCGATGAGGCCGAGCAGGCCGCAGCCCGTCGCGCCCGGTACGGAGAACGCGGAGTCGCCCTGGTCGGCGCCCGGCAGCTCGACCCTGGTCATCGCCGCGTCCGGTGCGGGGTTGGGGGTGCCGTCGCTGTCGAAGCGGGTCGCGCCGAAGGACGGCTGGGTGAGGTTCGCCGGGTGGAGGACGACCGGCTTCGAGGCGGATCCGATGTAGCACGAATCGGCCAGCAGCGGGTTCTCCAGGTGGATCCGTACCGGCAGGGTCACGATCGGCTTGCCCGTGGTCGCGCCCGCCAGCAGGTCGAAGTTCGACGGGGAGCCGGCGGACTCCATCGTCGCCGTGATGCGGTTGAGGTCGGAGTTGGTGATCGAGTCGCAGATCTGGCTGACCACCGGGATGTCGCTCGGGCACATCAGCCCGAGCAGCCCGCCCGGCACGGTGGCCGGATCGGCGACGAGCGCGCCGACCTTGGGCGGTATGACCTCGAAGGTGCCCGCCGCGGTGTTCTGGACCAGCCCGAACTGCAGGTTCGCCTTACCGGCCGTCACCTCGGAGTTGCCGAGCTTGATGGCGCCGCTGGCCGAAGCCGAGGACACGCACTGGGCGACGAAGTCCTCGCCGTCGGCGGCCAGCATCCTGGGGTCGTCGACCGGACAGCGGGTGAAGGGCCCCCAGGAACCGTTCAGCTCGGTGGCCGAGGCGGCGTTCGCCGTGGACATTCCCATGGAGAAGAAGGCGGTGAAGGCCGTAAGCGCGCACAGCAGCGAAGCCTTTACCCCGTTTCTGACTGCTTTCATGCTTCCCTTTCCGGTCGGGCCCACTCCGTGATCGCGGTCATGGGAAAGGGTCGTCCGCACAACCGGGCATGGGCACCTGGGCAGTTGGATGGTGACCTGTGAGGTACCGGCCCCCGGTTGCCGGAGGCCGGAAGAGCTGGGAGAACTCAGCGTTCGGCCTGGGGGACGTCCCGGGGGGAGAACTCCTCGGTGCAGCCGCCGTTTGCTTCGGGGGTCCGCCAGGAGCAGGCCCCTCCCTGCGTCTGCTTGAGCAGGTTGTCCGGCCCGGACACCGAGGCGGTGAACAGCGGGTCGAGGTCTTCCTCCGCACCGCAGCCCTCGAAGCGCGGGATGGTGACGTTTCCGGGCAGGGTGCCGCCCGCGCCGAGCGTGTATCCGTCGAAACTGCCGTCCGGGTTTCGGAAGGTGAACCCGGAGAGCACCATGTGGTCCTTGGTGTCCTGCGCCGGATCGGGGTCCTTGGAATAGAGCGGCCCTGCGGTGCGGCAGTTCGGTCCGACGTCCAGGGGCGTTCCGTTGACCCGTACATCGGTGATGCGGATCACCAGGGAGATCCTGATGACGGCGGTGGCCTCGCCCTGCGTGACGTCGAAAATGTGGGTCTTCGAGTCGGCGACGACCCGCATCGGCCCTTTCTGTTCGAGCACCATGGTGGCGGTCGTCGGCATGAAGCCGAAGGTGAGGAAGGTGGCCTTCACCGGGGGCGACTGAGGGCGGCCCTTGTACATCAGCTCGCCGTCACCGGTGCCGTGAATGTAGGCCCACGGGAACTGGATGTCGATGGTCGGCTCGTACTGCAGGAAAAGGCCGCACATCAACGGGAGTCGGGCCGCGCCGTTCAGCTTTCTGACGTTCGAGAACCCGGTGATGTACGCGGACAGCGACTGCACGTCGGTGACGTCCGAGGGGCAGGGCGGCGCGTCTTCCCGCGGGTCCGCGGGCGCCCGCGGGGATACCGGCTCGCCCGCCTCGTTCTCCGGCGTGACCGTGCCCCCGCCGTCGCGCGGGTCGTCCGGGTCGTCGTCCGGATTCCCCTCTCCGGGCGGGCTGCCGGCCGGCGGGCTCTCCCCGTCGTCGGGGCCGGTGACGGCAATGCTCGCGAGCAGCAACTCCGCGCCCTCCGCGGGAGAGCAGGCCACGGACAGCCGCTCGGCCGCTGCTTCCCCGCCCTCGGCGGGCGGGCTCGCGGTGAGGTCCATGGCCAGGTCGCCGGCCGCGACGGTCAGGTCGCCCGGCGTCTGCGTCGTCATCGACGGCGCCAGGCCCGGCGCCGGGAGTGTGACGTCACCCGCGTCCGGAACCGGGACGTCTCCCTCGGTCGCGGCCGTCCACTCCGCCACCGCCGTGTCCTGGCCCTGGGCGACGGCGGTGTCGAGCGACACCTGTGCGCTCAGGGCGCCGGGCCTGCTCGCGGAGATGTCGGCGAGCGCGGACTCCGGGAGCCGGATCTCGACGGCCACCTCCTGCGGCTGGATCTCCTCGCCGGTGTCCACCCGGTCGGGGAGTTCGGCGACGGCCCGAACCGCGACGTCCTGCCCGCCGGAAGGGAATCGGCAGGTGTAAGGGATCTCCGTGTCGACCGGCTGGGTTCCCGCCGCGGCGCTCTCGGCCGGGATCGCCCCGGCCAGGAGCAGGGCGGCGACCACCGCGCCGGCGCGCGGGGTGATGCGCGGTCTGCGGCTCTTCGCCGCGTCGCTCTCGGTCACGACTTGCTCGATCCCTTCCGGACCTGGGCGGGACGCCGGCTGCTGAGACATGCCCGGGCTGCCCGGCCGTCGCGAGAGGCCGGGCAGCTTCACGTCAGGCGTGGTGCACTAGCGGGTCGTCACGCGGGCGGGTTGGACCCGACGATGGTCGGCTTGCCGCCGCCCGGGATCGTGACGTCGTACACCGAGTCGAAGCTCGGCTGGTCGCCGTTCTTGGCGATCGCACCGCAGTTCACGGAGTTCTGGACCGTGAGGTCGCCGACCACGCTGTCGACCGTCAGCTTCCCGGTGGCGTTGCTGTAGTTCCCGGACGCCTTGCCCACGACGTCGAAGGTGCACGCCAGGACGGCAAGCTTGGCGGTGACGTTGCCGACGCTCCCCTGCGTCACCCCGGCGCTGTAGTCGGCGGCGTTCAGCGACCAGGGCTCGACCGGGTCGACGGTGAGGGGGCCGAAGGGGGTCGTGCAGTTGTTGAAGGCGACGGCGCTTATATTGCCGACGGCTGCGGGGTTGCCCGTCTTGCTGGACAGGGTGCCCGAGGCCGTGGAGTTCGTACAGGTGAGCAGGATGCCGTTGAGTTCGAGCTTCGTGGAACTCGAAACGGCGTTGAATGCCTGCGGGCTGCCGGGGCCGACCGTCCACACGGTGGAGGGGTCGGCAGCGGCGGGACCGGCCGCCATGGCGATGGAGCTGACCGCAACGGCCGCTCCTACGGCGAACTTGCGGATCTTGCTCATTCTCGTCCTCGCATTCGTCGAGTTTGCAGGACAGGATGGCAGTGCCGAGCCGAGAATCAGCGCACCGTGGTTGGGGGGCACAATGAATACCTACACCGTGCTCGTGGGCTCCGAGCGTTTGCCGGCGTCAATTACGCAGGCCGGCCCGCCTGAATATGCCGACATCTCAGCTACTGACGGGTACCGTAGCCACATCCGCAAGAGGGCACAACACCTTCGCCGGGAAACTATCCAAGAAGCCCCGCGGCTGAGTCGTTTCTGTCAAATCATTGTCACGCCGTGACAATCGGGTGCTTGCCGGGCGCGCAGTCGCTGACAAATCCGGAACTCCCGCGGCCGGGCAGGCGGTTGAGCCTACGGGCGGCCGGAGCCGCACGCCGTCGGCCGGCCGCCGGACCGTGCTGGTCAGGGCGGTGCCGGCCCGCGGCGCGGGCCCGCTCCCGCGCGTCGTGCGCGTCGGAGCCTTCTTTTTGCCCTGGCTGATTTCGTTGTCACGCGATGAGGAACGGCGGTACGCACGCGGCCGTTCCCGGCGGTCCCCGGATTGTCAGGCGGTGACAATCCGGCGGGTCCGATTGCTCAGCGGACGACAAGAAAGTACCCGCTGGTAAGGAGTCGGTGACTTTCCCTGCCACGGCTATTGATTCCCCGGTTACCCGTGCGTAGCGTCTCCCCCCGCAGGTGCTCGTGCAGCCCGTCCCCCAGCAAGGCCGCACCGAAGAAGTCGGGTCCGCCGCCGGCGTGGATCCCGTAGGCGCAGAGGCCGCACCGGCTGCTGCAGGACTGCTCATGGAGTGATGCACGCATGTGCACGGCAGAACACGCGTCGCGCAGAAGCCGGGCCCGGCCCGCTCCTCTTTGCTCACTCGGAGACAAATGCGCCGCCCGGGATTGTCACCGGATGCCAGTCGTCGTTTGCGGCGGGGGCACCGGGGCGCCGGCCGTGCTGTGCTGTGCCCGCACCGGAGTTGACGGGACCGGCCGCGGTGTACACGGCCGGCGCTGCGCACCCGCCAGGGGGCTGTGATGGGAATCGAAGTCGTCGTGGACGGCCTGACGAAGTCCTTCGGCCGCCAGAACATCTGGCGCGACGTCACGCTGACGCTGCCGGCCGGCGAGGTCAGCGTGATGCTGGGCCCGTCCGGCACCGGCAAGACCGTGTTCCTGAAGTCGCTCATCGGCCTGCTCAAGCCCGAGGAGGGGCAGGTGCTGGTCGACGGCGTCGACATGGTGAACAGCCGCGAGCGCGACGTCTTCGAGGCGCGCAAGAAGTTCGGGCTGATGTTCCAGGACGGCGCCCTCTTCGGCTCGATGAGCCTCTTCGACAACGTCGCCTTCCCGCTGCGCGAGCACACCCGCAAGAAGGAGTCCGAGATCCGCCGCATCGTCATGGAGCGGATGGACCTCGTCGGCCTCGGCGGCGCCGAGGGCAAGCTGCCGGGCGAGATATCCGGCGGCATGCGCAAGCGGGCGGGGCTGGCCCGCGCGCTCGTCCTGGACCCCGAGATCGTGCTGTGCGACGAGCCGGACTCCGGTCTCGACCCGGTGCGTACGGCGTTCATCTCGCAACTGCTCATCGACGTCAACGCGCAGATCGACGCGACGATGCTGATCGTCACGCACAACATCGACATCGCCTCCACCGTCCCCGACAACATCGGCATGCTCTTCCGCCGCAACCTCGTCACCTTCGGGCCCCGCGAGGTGCTGCTCACCAGCGAGGAGCCGGTCGTCTCGCAGTTCCTCAGCGGCAGCAGGCTCGGCCCCATCGGCATGTCGGAAGAGAAGGACGCGGCCACGCTCGCCGCCGAGGGCTTCGACCCCGACGGCGCCTCCGGTACGGGCCCGCGCGAGATCGTGCCGCAGTTGGAGCCGTCGGCCGGAATGCCGCCGCGGCAGGCGGTGGACCGGCACCGCGAGCGGGTGCTGGGCATGCTGACGCAACTGCCGACCGCCGCCCGCCAGGCCATCCTCGCCGGCATCGGCGGCTCGGTCGCCCACGCGAAGACGCTGACCATGCCCGCGCCCCCGGAGGAGCGGCCATGACCACGACCCTGCCGCCGGTACCCCCTTCGCCGGAGCCGCAGGACCCGGACCCCGGCGAGCATCCGGAGGCCGCCGGGCAGCCGGCGCCGCCGCGCCCCGCCTGGTCCGTACCCGGTGCGGGTGCGCTGCGCGAGACCGGGAAGCTCTTCGCGCTGGCGCTGTCCGTCGCCCGGCTGTCGTTCAAGCGGCCGTTCCAGTTGCGGGAGTTCGTCGAGCAGTTCTGGTTCATCGCCAGCGTGACGATCCTGCCCGCGGCCCTGGTGTCGATCCCGTTCGGCGCGGTCATCGCCCTCCAGGTCGGCTCGCTCACCCAGCAGTTCGGCGCCCAGTCCTTCACCGGCGGCGCCAGCGTGCTCGCGGTCATCCAGCAGGCGTCACCGCTCATCGTGGCGCTGCTGATCTCCGGCGCCGGCGGCTCGGCGATCTGCGCCGACCTCGGCTCCCGGAAGATCCGCGAGGAGCTGGACGCGATGGAGGTCATGGGAGTCTCGCCGGTCCAGCGGCTCGTGGTGCCCAGGGTGCTGGCCACGATGGGCGTCGCGGTGCTGCTCAACGGGCTGGTCTCGGTGGTCGGCACGCTCGGCGGCTACTTCTTCAACGTCATCCTCCAGGGCGGCACCCCCGGCGCGTACCTCTCCAGCTTCTCCGCCCTCGCGCAGCTCCCGGACCTCTACATCAGCGAGATCAAGGCGCTGATCTTCGGGTTCATCGCCGGCATCGTCGCCGCCTACCGCGGCCTCAACCCCCGCGGCGGCCCGAAGGGCGTGGGCGACGCGGTCAACCAGTCCGTCGTCATCACCTTCCTGCTGCTGTTCTTCGTCAACACCATCCTGACG from Streptomyces sp. CMB-StM0423 includes the following:
- a CDS encoding MaoC family dehydratase — translated: METRELDRAPRLLPLYGRAVVPKRRGRAHGTGAGGDGGPGAAASGARTAAEAGAEAGAGLPAVPQRRLILREVRPDPARLRRYAAVCGFPDDGRLPATYPHVVAFPLAMSLMAARDFPFPLLGLVHLANRVEHLRPVDAGERLTYVVATGRAQPHPKGTAFPVAAHARLRGETVWRSTSTYLSRGPGTGTGEAPGTPELTAAAREESWRLPGSLGRSYAAASGDRNPIHLHPLTARPFGFRRAIAHGMWAKAHCLAALAAELPGAYAVDVSFRAPVLLPAAVRFRAERREGTEHPEQAVGGWAFDVRGADGDRAHLRGAVSPLGG
- a CDS encoding TetR/AcrR family transcriptional regulator, with amino-acid sequence MTEKRRRRLPRQVREQQIIDVAVRVFSKRGYHAASVDEIAVLAGISKPMVYLYLESKEGLFIACLRREAERLVAAFQGAAEGVLTPELRLRAGLRAFFSFVSEHRDGWVVLHRHAAELSEAIAAESARARRAVMAEVTALVRAGIEENGGPARLGDEDAEFVAHTIVGAADALTDWMAEHPAESPEGMTRRLMNMIWVGMRNVLDGETWAPPPPPEPSAAQG
- a CDS encoding SCP2 sterol-binding domain-containing protein encodes the protein MTDDTQGLEGLDFAAVSPEEYARIVRGLSSREIEELARDEALRARVVGEVFRRMEQQFRPDRAGELEAVIRWRIAGVTEVVYDVTVSGGACSVREGQGEAKPRVTLDMGDEEFLNVTSGNAGPVKLFMTRKLKVSGDVALALKLTSMFDIPKAD
- a CDS encoding helix-turn-helix domain-containing protein; the protein is MPSEVQAVALAEPPEPLPRELAALIRPELPSLYREIVAAIRGAVPEYGLQMGEAYDRALRLGVRQSLNTFTDRVATPRKRAVHLAEVHRRLGRFEAQEGRSLDALQSAYRIGGRVAWRRAMVVGERNHLASHVMNAFADALLAYIDELSELAREGYLQAEADSAERLKSLRRRLLRTLVAEPPVPRHTVEDIAAQARWQLPDEVTPAALMPAERLTSLTGLPEDVLADTAGPHPYLLIPGPFDDERREALDVALGPIGVAIGLTVPLHRTADSLRWARQALGMVESGAIRAPSPVRVEDHLLTLWLLTDPALVEQMAGRQLQPLAAVTTGRRERLVETLRVWLTTRGTAGRIAEQLHVHPQTVRYRMRTLGQHFGSQLTEPDRRFALEATLRALWLRDQADLPSTGPITGRTGRTERTERTERTEPPG
- a CDS encoding helix-turn-helix domain-containing protein; this translates as MPDAGPAAGLVEPPEPLPPEFAAIMRPELPSLVEEIAVEIRRAIPEYDQLLEGPYGEVLQQGVEQNLAAFVEQVANPKSPTGRRDEMCRRLGRFEAYEGRSFQYLRSALRIGARVALRRAKTVGTRYNISPTLMAMFADAVFAHVDATEELCREGYREAQSGPEDAGARRRRLLRLLLSGGALPLAHPAVTELADGAGWPLPDVATPVALTADRRPDPEPLHPDVLVELADPQPHLLVPGPLTEERHAMLAAALAGCRAALGVTVPLARSADSLRWARQALAHAETGIVRDGPVFACDDHLVTLWLMADPPLAEELARRQLAPLAGHTPVRRERLVDTLRVWLTTRGTAARMARLLHVHPQTVRYRLRSLHQLFGAQLDDHDERFAVEVAVRTLHLRQRGDGG
- a CDS encoding DUF6801 domain-containing protein produces the protein MTESDAAKSRRPRITPRAGAVVAALLLAGAIPAESAAAGTQPVDTEIPYTCRFPSGGQDVAVRAVAELPDRVDTGEEIQPQEVAVEIRLPESALADISASRPGALSAQVSLDTAVAQGQDTAVAEWTAATEGDVPVPDAGDVTLPAPGLAPSMTTQTPGDLTVAAGDLAMDLTASPPAEGGEAAAERLSVACSPAEGAELLLASIAVTGPDDGESPPAGSPPGEGNPDDDPDDPRDGGGTVTPENEAGEPVSPRAPADPREDAPPCPSDVTDVQSLSAYITGFSNVRKLNGAARLPLMCGLFLQYEPTIDIQFPWAYIHGTGDGELMYKGRPQSPPVKATFLTFGFMPTTATMVLEQKGPMRVVADSKTHIFDVTQGEATAVIRISLVIRITDVRVNGTPLDVGPNCRTAGPLYSKDPDPAQDTKDHMVLSGFTFRNPDGSFDGYTLGAGGTLPGNVTIPRFEGCGAEEDLDPLFTASVSGPDNLLKQTQGGACSWRTPEANGGCTEEFSPRDVPQAER
- a CDS encoding ABC transporter ATP-binding protein; its protein translation is MGIEVVVDGLTKSFGRQNIWRDVTLTLPAGEVSVMLGPSGTGKTVFLKSLIGLLKPEEGQVLVDGVDMVNSRERDVFEARKKFGLMFQDGALFGSMSLFDNVAFPLREHTRKKESEIRRIVMERMDLVGLGGAEGKLPGEISGGMRKRAGLARALVLDPEIVLCDEPDSGLDPVRTAFISQLLIDVNAQIDATMLIVTHNIDIASTVPDNIGMLFRRNLVTFGPREVLLTSEEPVVSQFLSGSRLGPIGMSEEKDAATLAAEGFDPDGASGTGPREIVPQLEPSAGMPPRQAVDRHRERVLGMLTQLPTAARQAILAGIGGSVAHAKTLTMPAPPEERP
- a CDS encoding MlaE family ABC transporter permease; the encoded protein is MTTTLPPVPPSPEPQDPDPGEHPEAAGQPAPPRPAWSVPGAGALRETGKLFALALSVARLSFKRPFQLREFVEQFWFIASVTILPAALVSIPFGAVIALQVGSLTQQFGAQSFTGGASVLAVIQQASPLIVALLISGAGGSAICADLGSRKIREELDAMEVMGVSPVQRLVVPRVLATMGVAVLLNGLVSVVGTLGGYFFNVILQGGTPGAYLSSFSALAQLPDLYISEIKALIFGFIAGIVAAYRGLNPRGGPKGVGDAVNQSVVITFLLLFFVNTILTSIYLQVVPPKGG